In Holophagales bacterium, one DNA window encodes the following:
- a CDS encoding glycosyl hydrolase codes for MRATEQIVGLVLSAFLGGGALQAAPPASWSDPPELEGLKFRSVGPALGGRVTRVAGVPGDPLTSFVATAGGGLWRSVDGGEHFSPVFDGQPTATIGAIAVAPSDRNVVYAGSGEANIRGNVEPGNGIYRSTDGGTTWKQVWTQKGQIGALAVDPRNADVALAAVLGHAFGPNAERGVYRTTDGGQSWKRVLFVDEATGASDVAIDATNPRILFAGLWQARRTPWSLTSGGPGSGLYRSSDGGESWTRLAGKGLPEGIWGKVGVAVAPSDGRRVYALIEAEQGGLFRSDDGGATWSLANAHHVLRQRAWYYTTLTVDPTNPDVAWFPQVRLLRSIDGGRTVQPVKGPHHGDHHDVWIDPRDPRRMIDGNDGGVDLSLDGGASWRSTPLPISQVYRLAVDRSRPFRIAVTMQDIGSAVGPSRSLTGEGIPIAEWTYGGGGEAGDIQIDANDPNVVWAGEYGGYLSRADLASGELQNVSVYPFNSSGHGAVELRHRFQWTAPILLSPHDPRTVYHGAERLFRTRDGGATWTAISPDLTRNDPGKQQWSGGPITGDNTGVEVYGTLFALAESPLVRGLLWAGSDDGRVHLSRDDGASWEDLTPRLPGFPEWGTVRAIEASPHAPGTAWVVASAYRLDDDRPYLWRTTDFGRTWTSLTATLPSDLFLHCLREDPRQPGLLYLGTERGLALSRDGGASWRPLRANLPTVAVADLEVAGDALVLGTHGRSVWVLDDLTPVRLAGSEAGRAPVTLFQPTPAVRWRSGLSWAQVGASGAGENPPNGASIWYRLTAPVKEARLEILDAGGLVRTLRSDVSPAAHPPDDPDQPTAPPEPALDVAAGLHRAVWDLRAEGTPEIPRAKLDAGDPETGPRVPPGRYRLRLVAGGASAEADLVVERDPRSRDGDPAIAERYAFARALRDDLARAADAVARVRAIDDQLAPLAARWLPLEGARELLPRVEALRGRCREIEGRLHNPQAQVVYDILAQRGGAQLYSQLAPLAEWVADADTAPTQGMREVASELHERLAALEREIAELESGPLAALLAEAAARRIPIVALPPRDR; via the coding sequence ATGCGCGCGACCGAGCAGATCGTCGGACTGGTGCTCTCCGCATTCCTCGGCGGGGGTGCCTTGCAGGCCGCGCCGCCGGCGAGTTGGAGCGACCCGCCGGAGCTCGAGGGGCTCAAGTTCCGTTCGGTCGGTCCGGCCCTCGGCGGGCGGGTGACGCGCGTCGCCGGCGTGCCGGGCGACCCGCTGACCAGCTTCGTGGCCACCGCCGGAGGCGGGCTCTGGCGCTCGGTCGACGGCGGTGAGCACTTCTCGCCGGTATTCGACGGGCAACCGACGGCGACGATCGGCGCGATCGCGGTGGCGCCGTCGGACCGCAACGTCGTCTACGCCGGTTCCGGAGAAGCCAACATCCGCGGCAACGTCGAGCCGGGCAACGGCATCTACCGCTCGACCGACGGCGGAACGACGTGGAAGCAGGTGTGGACGCAGAAGGGGCAGATCGGCGCCCTCGCCGTCGACCCGCGCAACGCCGATGTCGCCCTGGCCGCGGTGCTCGGCCACGCCTTCGGTCCGAACGCGGAGCGCGGCGTCTATCGCACGACCGACGGCGGGCAGAGCTGGAAGCGCGTGCTCTTCGTCGACGAGGCGACCGGCGCCTCGGACGTGGCGATCGACGCGACGAATCCGCGCATCCTCTTCGCCGGGCTCTGGCAGGCGCGGCGGACGCCGTGGAGCCTGACGAGCGGCGGGCCCGGAAGCGGTCTCTACCGCTCGAGCGACGGCGGCGAGAGCTGGACGCGCCTCGCCGGCAAGGGGTTGCCGGAGGGGATCTGGGGGAAGGTCGGCGTGGCGGTCGCGCCCTCCGACGGACGCCGCGTCTACGCGCTGATCGAGGCCGAGCAGGGCGGCCTCTTCCGCTCCGACGACGGCGGCGCCACCTGGTCGCTCGCCAACGCCCACCACGTGCTGCGCCAGCGCGCCTGGTACTACACGACGCTCACCGTCGACCCGACGAACCCGGACGTCGCCTGGTTCCCGCAGGTGCGGCTGCTGCGCTCGATCGACGGCGGTCGCACCGTGCAGCCGGTCAAGGGACCGCACCACGGCGACCACCACGACGTGTGGATCGACCCGCGCGACCCGCGGCGGATGATCGACGGCAACGACGGCGGCGTCGACCTGTCGCTCGACGGGGGAGCGAGCTGGCGTTCCACGCCGCTGCCGATCTCACAGGTCTACCGCCTGGCGGTGGACCGCTCGCGGCCCTTCCGCATCGCGGTGACGATGCAGGACATCGGCTCGGCGGTGGGGCCGAGCCGCAGTCTGACCGGCGAGGGGATCCCGATCGCCGAGTGGACGTACGGCGGCGGTGGCGAGGCGGGTGACATCCAGATCGACGCGAACGATCCGAACGTGGTGTGGGCCGGCGAGTACGGTGGCTACCTCTCGCGCGCCGATCTCGCCAGCGGAGAGCTGCAGAACGTTTCCGTCTACCCGTTCAACTCCTCCGGCCACGGGGCGGTCGAGCTGCGCCATCGCTTCCAGTGGACGGCGCCGATCCTGCTCTCGCCGCACGATCCGCGGACGGTCTACCACGGCGCCGAGCGGCTCTTCCGCACCCGCGACGGCGGTGCGACCTGGACGGCGATCTCCCCCGACCTGACCCGCAACGACCCGGGCAAGCAGCAGTGGTCGGGCGGTCCGATCACCGGAGACAACACCGGCGTCGAGGTCTACGGCACCCTCTTCGCCCTCGCCGAGTCGCCGCTCGTCCGCGGCCTGCTCTGGGCGGGAAGCGACGACGGGCGGGTGCACCTGTCGCGCGACGACGGAGCGAGCTGGGAGGACCTCACGCCGCGCCTCCCCGGGTTCCCCGAGTGGGGGACGGTGCGAGCGATCGAGGCTTCGCCGCATGCCCCGGGCACCGCGTGGGTGGTGGCCTCGGCCTACCGCCTGGACGACGATCGCCCCTACCTCTGGCGTACCACCGACTTCGGCCGCACCTGGACGAGCCTCACGGCGACGCTGCCGTCGGACCTCTTCCTCCATTGCCTGCGCGAAGATCCGCGCCAGCCCGGCCTGCTCTACCTCGGGACCGAGCGCGGCCTGGCGTTGTCGCGCGACGGCGGCGCCAGTTGGCGCCCGCTGCGCGCCAATCTGCCGACCGTGGCGGTGGCGGATCTGGAGGTCGCCGGCGACGCGCTCGTCCTCGGGACGCACGGTCGCTCGGTGTGGGTGCTCGACGACCTGACCCCAGTGAGACTCGCCGGCAGCGAGGCCGGCCGAGCGCCGGTGACGCTCTTTCAGCCCACCCCGGCGGTGCGCTGGCGGAGCGGTCTCTCGTGGGCCCAGGTCGGGGCTTCGGGCGCGGGAGAGAACCCGCCGAACGGCGCGTCGATCTGGTACCGCCTCACCGCCCCGGTGAAGGAGGCCCGGTTGGAGATCCTCGACGCGGGCGGCCTCGTCCGCACGCTCCGCAGCGACGTCTCGCCGGCGGCGCACCCGCCGGACGACCCCGACCAGCCGACCGCACCGCCCGAACCGGCCCTCGACGTCGCCGCCGGGCTGCACCGCGCGGTGTGGGACCTGCGTGCCGAGGGCACGCCCGAGATTCCGCGCGCCAAGCTCGATGCCGGCGACCCGGAGACGGGTCCGCGCGTGCCGCCGGGGCGCTATCGCCTGCGGCTCGTCGCCGGCGGCGCGAGCGCCGAGGCGGATCTGGTCGTCGAGCGCGATCCGCGCTCGCGCGACGGCGACCCCGCGATCGCCGAACGCTACGCCTTTGCCCGCGCCCTGCGCGACGATCTCGCGCGCGCCGCCGACGCCGTGGCGCGGGTGCGGGCGATCGACGATCAGCTCGCTCCCCTGGCCGCGCGCTGGCTGCCGCTCGAAGGCGCCCGCGAGCTCCTGCCGCGGGTCGAGGCGCTCCGCGGGCGCTGTCGCGAGATCGAAGGGCGGCTCCACAACCCGCAGGCCCAGGTGGTCTACGACATCCTGGCGCAGCGCGGCGGAGCGCAGCTCTACTCGCAGCTCGCGCCGCTCGCCGAGTGGGTCGCCGACGCCGACACGGCGCCGACCCAGGGGATGCGCGAGGTGGCGAGCGAGCTTCACGAACGGCTCGCGGCGCTCGAGCGCGAGATCGCCGAGCTCGAATCGGGTCCGCTCGCGGCGCTGCTCGCCGAGGCGGCAGCGCGCCGCATCCCGATCGTCGCGTTGCCGCCCCGGGACCGCTAG
- a CDS encoding diguanylate cyclase → MERDTGGDELSHSILLGQDRIVELIALGVAATEVFAEICQVAARRFGGVNCAILIADTERARLSLVAASGVPEAMAEALTALDPARASDVFPALAGGGPQVVESIAREPRWAALSAAARNAGLDAAWSSGIRTPGRKQEEPAEGLLLFLLPGERRPSSRGLRVLEMLARLAGMALERDRLTRDREREASLDPLTRLPSRPLFDRLLADLVELASPDHTRFALVLVDLDRFAALNRALGPSTGDLLLRSFGHRLRHALREGDLAARLEGDCFALLVRLEGKADEAQGLAERLVATVRQGFEFGKESVGVTASLGIALYPWDGLDPAALVAHAELALRAGQLRGGDRASFYSPALAEPPRALAAAVAPPAPVAEPEETFRVADLELLWEPVLELATRRLVALSPIATLPRPGNERISGADLWRLAARGGALAAANRWWASAAIEQAAGWIGKAPGHLVLSLAVVGPQTADGGLTATLNDLFSAHRALASRFEVVLPELPTPRDLDGARELLASLAAIGVRGALGEIGSGPLPLDLLVERPTPRWRLATSAVRAATRTAERGDLLEGLLTLAHRLGARVEAAGVESARDLSWLVAHRCDWASGRAVRAPLDTSEVRLALLESGDR, encoded by the coding sequence ATGGAGCGCGACACCGGAGGCGACGAGCTGTCCCATTCGATCCTCCTCGGACAGGATCGAATCGTCGAGCTCATCGCCCTCGGTGTCGCGGCGACAGAGGTCTTTGCCGAGATCTGCCAGGTCGCGGCGCGACGCTTCGGCGGGGTGAACTGCGCGATCCTGATCGCCGACACGGAGCGTGCGCGGCTCTCGCTGGTGGCGGCCTCCGGCGTGCCGGAGGCGATGGCCGAAGCGCTCACCGCCCTCGATCCGGCCCGGGCGAGCGACGTCTTCCCGGCGCTCGCCGGCGGCGGCCCGCAGGTCGTCGAGTCGATCGCTCGCGAACCGCGCTGGGCGGCGCTCTCCGCCGCTGCGCGCAACGCCGGACTCGACGCCGCCTGGTCGTCGGGGATCCGCACGCCCGGCCGGAAGCAGGAGGAGCCGGCCGAAGGGCTGCTGCTCTTTCTCCTGCCGGGGGAGCGGCGTCCCTCGTCGCGCGGCTTGCGCGTGCTCGAGATGCTGGCGCGACTCGCCGGCATGGCGCTCGAGCGCGATCGCCTGACCCGTGACCGCGAGCGGGAGGCCTCGCTCGATCCGCTGACCCGCCTTCCCAGCCGTCCGCTCTTCGACCGCCTGCTCGCCGACCTCGTCGAGCTGGCGAGCCCGGACCACACGCGCTTCGCCCTGGTGCTGGTCGACCTCGATCGGTTCGCGGCGCTCAACCGCGCGCTCGGTCCGAGCACCGGCGACCTGCTGCTGCGCAGCTTCGGGCATCGGCTCCGCCACGCCTTGCGCGAAGGCGATCTCGCGGCGCGACTCGAGGGCGACTGCTTCGCCCTGCTGGTCCGCCTCGAGGGCAAGGCCGACGAGGCGCAGGGACTCGCCGAGCGGCTCGTCGCCACCGTGCGGCAGGGGTTCGAGTTCGGCAAGGAGTCGGTCGGGGTCACCGCCAGCCTGGGGATCGCCCTCTATCCGTGGGACGGCCTCGATCCCGCGGCGCTCGTCGCGCACGCCGAGCTCGCCTTGCGCGCCGGCCAACTGCGCGGGGGGGATCGCGCGAGCTTCTACTCGCCAGCGCTCGCCGAGCCGCCGCGTGCCCTCGCCGCTGCCGTGGCGCCACCGGCCCCGGTCGCCGAGCCCGAGGAGACCTTCCGGGTCGCCGATCTCGAGCTGCTCTGGGAGCCGGTGCTCGAGCTGGCGACGCGGCGCCTCGTCGCGCTGTCGCCGATCGCCACCCTTCCGCGACCCGGCAACGAACGGATCTCGGGGGCCGATCTGTGGCGCCTGGCCGCGCGCGGCGGAGCGCTCGCGGCGGCCAACCGCTGGTGGGCGAGCGCGGCGATCGAGCAGGCCGCCGGGTGGATCGGCAAGGCGCCGGGGCATCTCGTGCTGTCACTCGCCGTCGTCGGGCCGCAGACGGCGGACGGCGGCCTGACGGCGACGCTCAACGACCTCTTCTCGGCGCATCGCGCGCTGGCCTCGCGGTTCGAGGTCGTTCTGCCGGAGCTACCGACGCCGCGCGATCTCGACGGCGCGCGCGAGCTGCTCGCCAGCCTGGCGGCGATCGGCGTGCGGGGGGCGCTCGGCGAGATCGGTTCGGGGCCTCTCCCGCTCGATCTCCTGGTGGAGCGTCCGACGCCGCGCTGGCGCCTGGCGACGAGCGCCGTGCGGGCAGCGACGCGCACGGCGGAGCGCGGCGACCTGCTCGAGGGTCTGCTCACCCTGGCGCATCGGCTCGGGGCGCGTGTCGAGGCGGCGGGGGTGGAGAGCGCGCGCGACCTCAGCTGGCTCGTCGCCCATCGCTGCGACTGGGCGAGCGGCCGGGCGGTGCGGGCGCCGCTCGACACGTCCGAGGTGCGCCTGGCGCTGCTCGAGTCGGGCGACCGTTGA